In a single window of the Oncorhynchus masou masou isolate Uvic2021 unplaced genomic scaffold, UVic_Omas_1.1 unplaced_scaffold_4119, whole genome shotgun sequence genome:
- the LOC135534898 gene encoding E3 ubiquitin/ISG15 ligase TRIM25-like: MAQQGVLLDQDQFCCSVCLDLLKEPVTIPCGHSYCRSCIEGCWDQDVLKGVYSCPQCRETFTPRPNLRKNNMLAELVEKLRKTGLQAAPPPALCYAGPGDVACDVCTGTRKQKALMSCLACLASYCETHLQPHYESPAFKKHKLVKATAQLQEKICSHHDKLLEVYCRTDLQCICYLCTMDEHKGHDTVSAAAERTEKQRQLGMSQQKVQQRFQEREKELKKLQKAVKSFKRSAQSAVEDSDQIFTELIRSIERRSSEVKELIRAQEKAQVSQAEGLLEQLKQEIAELRKRSTELEQLSHTEDHIHFLQVTKLSCYM, encoded by the exons atggctcaacagggagttctgctggaccaggaccagttctgttgttctgtctgtctggatctactgaaggagccggtcactattccctgtggacacagttactgtaggagctgtattgagggctgctgggatcaggatgttctgaaaggggtctatagctgtcctcagtgcagagagaccttcactccaaggcctaatctgaggaaaaataacatgttggctgagctggtggagaaactgaggaagacaggactccaggctgctccccctcctgctctgtgctatgctggacctggagatgtggcGTGTGATGTCTGCACTGGGACCAGAAAGCAGAAAGCCCTCATGTCCTGTCTGGCATGTCTGGCCTCTTACTGTGAGACTCACCTCCAACCTCACTATGAGTCTCCTGCTTTCAAGAAGCACAAGCTGGTCAAAGCCACCGCACAACTACAGGAGAAGATCTGCTCTCATCATGACAAACTGCTGGAGGTTTACTGTCGTACCGATCTGCAGTGTATCTGTTATCTGTGTACAATGGATGAACATAAAGGCCATGATACAGTGTcagctgcagcagagaggactgAGAAACAG AGGCAGCTGGGGATGAGTCAGCAGAAGGTCCAGCAGAgattccaggagagagagaaggagctgaaGAAGCTCCAAAAAGCTGTGAAGTCTTTCAAG cgctctgcacagtcagcagtggaggacagtgatcagatctttactgagctgatccgctccattgagagaaggagctctgaggtgaaggagctgatcagagcccaagagaaggctcaagtgagtcaagctgaaggactcctggagcaactgaagcaggagatcgctgagctgaggaagagaagcactgagctggagcagctctcacacacagaggatcacatccatttcctccaggtaactaaactgtcttgttacatgtga